The following are from one region of the Capsicum annuum cultivar UCD-10X-F1 chromosome 1, UCD10Xv1.1, whole genome shotgun sequence genome:
- the LOC107873379 gene encoding probable 2-oxoglutarate-dependent dioxygenase AOP1 isoform X2, which produces MNKLPIIDFRKGELKEGSEEWISLREQVYKALEEYGCFEALLDGVPKENLYEKLEQLYNLPNLDTKFEIPQTLSSSGYFKDNPLVPLYERMVIQHVLSPGVIENFFSNINLPDHGDKQFCDLVHGYAKGLSEFDEMIQKMIFEKLGIFEKYWDEHKNSTNGALGLLRYRVPKAEETNVGLTGHSDKLMTTVLSQRQIGKSELKVMMKNGEWIDVEYSSPHSFVFFLGDIFTIAKSISSSDCGKQREIFHSVFCRC; this is translated from the exons ATGAATAAGCTTCCAATAATAGATTTTAGGAAGGGAGAGTTGAAAGAAGGGAGTGAAGAATGGATATCATTGAGGGAGCAAGTGTACAAAGCATTAGAAGAATATGGTTGTTTTGAGGCACTACTTGATGGAGTTCCAAAAGAGAACCTATATGAAAAGTTGGAACAACTTTATAACTTACCTAATTTGGACACCAAATTTGAAATCCCTCAAACTCTATCATCTTCTGGCTACTTTAAGGATAACCCTCTCGTTCCACTTTATGAGAGAATGGTCATTCAGCATGTCCTCTCTCCTGGTGTTATTGAAAACTTTTTTTCCAACATCAATTTGCCTGATCATGGAGACAAACAATTTTG TGATTTGGTGCATGGTTATGCCAAGGGATTATCAGAATTTGATGAGATGATACAAAAAATGATATTTGAGAAATTaggaatatttgaaaaatattgggATGAACACAAAAATTCAACAAATGGTGCACTTGGCTTGTTGCGTTACAGAGTGCCTAAAGCTGAGGAGACAAACGTTGGACTAACTGGTCATTCTGATAAACTCATGACAACTGTTTTAAGCCAACGTCAAATTGGTAAAAGTGAATTGAAAGTTATGATGAAAAATGGGGAGTGGATTGATGTTGAATACTCATCACCTCATTCATTCGTATTCTTCCTTGGTGACATTTTCACT ATTGCCAAGTCCATTTCATCGAGTGATTGTGGGAAACAAAGAGAGATATTCCATAGTGTATTCTGCAGATGCTAA
- the LOC107873379 gene encoding probable 2-oxoglutarate-dependent dioxygenase AOP1 isoform X1 has product MNKLPIIDFRKGELKEGSEEWISLREQVYKALEEYGCFEALLDGVPKENLYEKLEQLYNLPNLDTKFEIPQTLSSSGYFKDNPLVPLYERMVIQHVLSPGVIENFFSNINLPDHGDKQFCDLVHGYAKGLSEFDEMIQKMIFEKLGIFEKYWDEHKNSTNGALGLLRYRVPKAEETNVGLTGHSDKLMTTVLSQRQIGKSELKVMMKNGEWIDVEYSSPHSFVFFLGDIFTALTNGRLPSPFHRVIVGNKERYSIVYSADAKEGYIIKVAEELVDEDHPLRYKPFDPLKYFLYCMTEVHIDPTTTLESFCGVGSV; this is encoded by the exons ATGAATAAGCTTCCAATAATAGATTTTAGGAAGGGAGAGTTGAAAGAAGGGAGTGAAGAATGGATATCATTGAGGGAGCAAGTGTACAAAGCATTAGAAGAATATGGTTGTTTTGAGGCACTACTTGATGGAGTTCCAAAAGAGAACCTATATGAAAAGTTGGAACAACTTTATAACTTACCTAATTTGGACACCAAATTTGAAATCCCTCAAACTCTATCATCTTCTGGCTACTTTAAGGATAACCCTCTCGTTCCACTTTATGAGAGAATGGTCATTCAGCATGTCCTCTCTCCTGGTGTTATTGAAAACTTTTTTTCCAACATCAATTTGCCTGATCATGGAGACAAACAATTTTG TGATTTGGTGCATGGTTATGCCAAGGGATTATCAGAATTTGATGAGATGATACAAAAAATGATATTTGAGAAATTaggaatatttgaaaaatattgggATGAACACAAAAATTCAACAAATGGTGCACTTGGCTTGTTGCGTTACAGAGTGCCTAAAGCTGAGGAGACAAACGTTGGACTAACTGGTCATTCTGATAAACTCATGACAACTGTTTTAAGCCAACGTCAAATTGGTAAAAGTGAATTGAAAGTTATGATGAAAAATGGGGAGTGGATTGATGTTGAATACTCATCACCTCATTCATTCGTATTCTTCCTTGGTGACATTTTCACT GCACTTACAAATGGTAGATTGCCAAGTCCATTTCATCGAGTGATTGTGGGAAACAAAGAGAGATATTCCATAGTGTATTCTGCAGATGCTAAAGAAGGATATATCATTAAAGTCGCCGAGGAACTTGTTGATGAAGATCATCCTTTGCGTTATAAACCTTTTGATCCTCTTAAATATTTTCTGTATTGTATGACAGAGGTTCATATAGATCCTACTACCACACTCGAGAGCTTCTGCGGCGTTGGTTCAGTTTGA